The Mauremys reevesii isolate NIE-2019 linkage group 7, ASM1616193v1, whole genome shotgun sequence genome includes the window GAAAAACAGGTCACTTCCCCTTTCTGGCTACTCGCTCCTGTGGAGGGTTGAAGGGCTGGGTTGTGTCTAACTCCTGAGAGTTGGACCCCATGTAGGTATGGGGGAGGACATTTGCTCTTTTGCTGAGGTAGAGGGGATTTCACTCTTCAGAGCTCGTACTCCACCATCACGTGCCAGTATGAAATTCCATCCCAGAATGGAGAGGGCACCAGTTTTCAAATTTTCACTGATCAAATAGCTGAATTAGTTTCTCCAGCCTGGCTCCTGGAGGGCTTCTGTGGATGAGGGAGTGAAGTGAAGAACCAGTGAAGTGAAGAATGGCTGCAAATTTCCCTGCTACTGGTCATTTGTGATCCTCTATGCTCACCAACTTGACTAGCTGTCCAGttgtgctgcagcacctccttcCAGTACATGGACACAGAGGCATTTGTACTCATTGCATAGCACCAGCTAGGTGCTCTGCAGCTGTTGCAGCACCTTTTAGACAGTGAGATGTGTAAACATAGTATTATCATCCACCAGCTATGCAAGTGATGGGTGCTTTGCAGAATAAGCACCCCCACAAGGGTCCATGTCCCCAATCTAATGCACATAGAAGCTCTGAGCTGTTGAGGAAGGGTGATCCCCAGTGTCTTGGGAGGAGTTAATAGCAGTGAAAGCATTGCCCTCTCTTAAGGGATCTGGTGTGTGGGAATCCCTGGCCTTGATAAGGATGGCCTGTTTGCTCTTAGCGCTATCCCTAGCTGCAGAAGAAGATTCAGAGGCCTGTGATGACACACACTGGGCTCGGACATGGCCAAGCCACCAGTGCATCTTCCCTTCTGCATTGGGATTCGTGTCACCAGCAGGGATGTCAGGAGCCTAGCCGATGGGGTCAGGGCCAGTACTAGCCAGCTTGGCTGTTGGAGTGCACTGCTGCTGGGCtaatccccccaccccatctagggtggggccagtgaCTCACTGCCCCCACTGTGGCTCATTTTCCCCTGGCGTGGGTGGGCATCTTGCTTTCCCTTGGGCTTGGCTGGGCACCTGGCTAATGGGATCCCACCCAGCTATCCCATTTCGGGTTTGGCTAGTCTTCTCCATGTGACTTGTAAATAAACCTCTTTGAGGGGCTGTAATACCAGTCTCCATCCCCAGGTGACGCTGTGGGTTCCTTTTAAGGGTTCTTCTAGCCGATGGTCCTCCCCCTCTGTGATTCCTGGGGGTGGGATCTGTAATTTCACCCCCGTCGTCTAGATGGCGATGTGGGAAAATTAGCGCTGTGAGGGATCTCTCCTGGCGGCAGGGCCCGTCCTCCTTGGTTTTCGGTAAGGGGGCGGACCGTGTAGTGAGTGCACCCAATGGAGATCAACGCTGTGGTGATTGGCGGCTATGGGACCCAATGGGCGCTGGTCCGTGGAAAGCAGGTGCCGGGCGGGGCGGAAGAGGCGGCTGGACTGCTGGTGATGGGGCTGCTGACTATTCTGAAGAAGATGCGACAGAAGGAGCGGGAGCTGCGGCTCCTCATGCTGTATCCTTTTGCAGGGGGAGAGGATGGGCTGTACCAAGTATCGCGTGATAAAGGGGGCTTCTATCATTGAGATGTGGGAACTGACGGCAGTACCAAGGAGTTGGGCCGGGGGGATGTATCCTGTGTGTCTGGGGTTTGGGCTGTACCATCAGTTCTAGGGTGTGTCCTGTGGGTCTGGGCTGTAccggggtgctggggggaggtgtATTCCGTGGGTCTGGGTCTGACTGTACCAACagttctggggggagggggtgcatccTGTGGGTTTGGGCTGTGCCaaggggtttgggggcagggatgtaTCCTGTGGATATGGGACCTGGGCTCTACCAAGTGTCCTGGAGGAGGGCTATATTTTGTGGGTATGCGGGTGAGGGGGACCAAATGTCCTGGGGGGGCTGTATCCAGTGAACAGAGGGGTAAATAGGGTTGTACCAAGCGCTGTGAGGTGCTGATGGAAGAGGAAGGGGCTGCACTGGTCCCAACTGGGAGTTTCCTTTTTATGGGCTGATCCGCCATCCAGCTGTGACACTAACATcccattcccccctcccacacGCTCATGTGGCTTTCCGTGTTCTGAGCTACCATCTCCTTGACCTGCCTCCCACAGTGGCCTAGACAATGCTGGCAAAACCACCATCCTGAAGAAGTTCAACGGGGAGGATATCGACACCATCTCACCCACACTGGGCTTCAACATCAAAACTCTGGAGCACCGGGGGTGAGCGCCTAGTGGAGTGTCTGGTCTATCCACAGGCCCCAAAACCTGCTCAGCCCATCCATCCCCTGGAGATAATTGTCCCTCCAAAGTCtgatccccaccccctccagggcAGGATTAtccaccctgccccacagtgcAAACCCTCAGCCTCTGTTCAGACCTGGTTTCAAACCCCTTTAGCCATAGGTGGTAGCACTGTGGAAAAGGATCTTGGGGTttcagtggatcacaaattgaatatcaTGGTCTAGGTttgcttggtcctgccacagtgcagggggctggacttgatgacttctcaaggtcttttccagccctacatttctgtgattctatagtGCGCCCTTGGAGAGTGATTCCCCTGCCTAATAGATCTCAATAACCTTGATTCTTTACTCCAAGTTCTGTACAGatccctcaccccattcccctaACAGTTCCTGCTCCCCCTTGAGCTTAACCCCCTTCAGATCATGGGGGTGGTTCTTCCGTCCTCACAGGCTTAACCAAAGCAAGATGAAGCTTTAttgacaaaatggcaaatgaaatttaatgtggataaatgtaaagtaatgcacattggaaaaaataaccccaactatacatacaacatgatgggggctaatttagctacaacgagtcaggaaaaagatcttggagttatcgtggatagttctctgaagatgtccatgcagtgtgcagaggcggtcaaaaaagcaaacaggatgttgggaatcattaaaaaggggatagagaataagactgagaatatattattgcccttatataaatccatggtacgcccgcatctcgaatactgtgtacagatgtggtctcctcacctcaaaaaagatattctagcactagaaaaggttcagaaaagagcaactaaaatgattaggggtttagagaaggtcccatatgaggaaagattaaagaggctaggactcttcagtttggaaaagagaagactaaggggggacatgatagaggtatataaaatcatgagtgatgttgagaaagtggataaggaaaagttatttacttattcacataatacaagaactaggggtcaccaaatgaaattaataggcagcaggtttaaaacaaataaaaggaagttcttcttcacgcagcgcacagtcaacttgtggaactccttacctgaggaggttgtgaaggctaggactataacaatgtttaaaaggggactggataaattcatggtggctaagtccataaatggctattagccaggatgggtaagaatggtgtccctagcctctgttcgtcagaggatggagatggatggcaggagagagatcatttgatcattgcctgttaggttcactccctcaggggcacctggcattggccactgtcggtagacagatactgggctagatggacctttggtctgacccggtacggcctttcttatgttcttatgttcttattatcccctgtcccccaccctcagctcagccCCTTGCTCACTTTCTGTCACTCTTAAGGGATTTGGAGAAGGTTTGGTCTCCCCAGAGTCAGATGCAGAGGGAATGTCCCCTCCTTGCTCCAGGCTGCCTGTTTcccattgcatgctgggatcttGCCTGACTGCCCCTTTACCTCCACACTCTGTGTCTTTTTCTACTGCTCAGGTTCAAGCTGAACATCTGGGATGTGGGCGGACAGACATCCCTGCGCTCCTACTGGCGCAACTACTTTGAGAGCACAGATGGTCTCATCTGGGTGGTGGACAGCGCTGACCAGCAGCGCCTGCAGGTCTGCAAGCAGGAGTTGCAGAGCCTCCTGGTGGAAGAGGTGGGAACTGCATCTatctggggggcagagagggtctatatttggggagggggggggcagtatCCTGCCAGGAAAAGAGTGATATGTATGGGATGGGTTGTATCAAATGTCTTGGGAGAGGCGGTGTATCTTTTGGGCATGGGGGAGCAGGTTGTACAAAGTGTCCTTCGGGAGGGCTGTATGCTATGGGTAGGTGGGACAACTTCTGGCTGAACTAGGCTGGAGGTAGCTGGGATTTGGGTTGGGATCCCTGAGGGGCCTGGTTTGGTGTTGACCTGCTGGAGGCAGCACCTGCCTCTGCTGCAGAGAGGACCCCAGTCCCCTTGCTGCCAGGTCCCTCAGGACTGAGAAACAGACCCCTGTCTGGGACAGAGGAGGAGGGGGTAGGCTGCTGACTGGGTGGGAGGGTGCTTGAAGGGCTAACGAGCATGGGGGACCAAGACAACAGGGCCATGCAACTCACCCTGTGCTTCCTTCCCCACAGCGCCTGGCCGGAGCCACCCTGCTCATCTTCGCCAACAAACAGGACCTGCCGGGAGCACTGTCCTCCAATGCCATCCGGGAGGTGAGAGCCACTGGCCTGAAGCAAACCAGGGATATTGACTGAGGGGAGTGAGATCTgttgggtggaggatggggggcagggactgggagtaagctcttctgttcccagctctggaaggggagtggggtagaAGAGTTACACCAGATGAATGGCAGCCAGGACTTCTGACTTGTTTCCAGTTTCTCACTGACTCACTGTATGatctttcccctctctgtgcctcagttttaccAGGTTGTGAGTAAGGGACTAATCCTTCcctccccagagcagggacaggagGGTGTGCTAGTGCTGGGAGATGTGGGCTGAGGACAGGTTTGGTCCCAGCACACTCAGGTAACTCAGCATCGTCCTGTCTTCCCTTCAGGCCTTGGAACTAGACAGCATCAAAAGCCACCATTGGTGCATCCAGGCCTGCAGTGCCTTCACTGGGGAGAACCTGCTGACGGGGATCGACTGGCTCCTGGATGATATTTCCAGCCGGATCTTCACCACGGACTGACCATGCCCCAGACTTGGCCCCCTCCTTTGTGCGGGGGCTGcaagaatgggggtggggctgcatcCAAGCTTTGAACAGAGTTCCCAGGACCATGTGGCTGTTGTTTCCATGGACCCTCTCATCATGCTTTCCTCCAACAGTCAGTCACCGGGACAGCAACTCCCCTTGGATTCGGCTTAGATCCCAGCTGCCCCCTGGATTGACGCATGGCTTAGTGCCCCTGGCCTGGGTCTCGTGCATGCGTTTCAGGGTTTGAGCCTTTAATGCTGGCAATCAGTTCGACCCAAATGAAGGGGGAAGCTGGGGAAGCAGAGGGACCAGGCCATTTATAGTTGTGGGGGCTGACGCCCCATCACTGGAGCACAAGGCCTGTGTGAGTGGGACTGGTAGAgaggcacccccccccaaaaaaaaaaaacaaaaacaaaaaaccaaacaaacaaaaacccaaaccaccTCTGTATCAAACATTCACTCACATTTTTCATCTCCTGCGCTAATAAAATCAGTGGCCTATGTCCTGGCTATGCCTGGATTCCTTGACCCTGCATGGATTGCCTTGTGGTTTTGGCTTATTGTGCCAGCTTCACCTGAGAGATGGACTTCCCCTAGGGGTGGCTCTAGATGCCCAGCTACAGCATCTGTTTCTCACATGGGCTTAGTGATGCCtgtatattttttttttcctgcctcagCTGAGttgcagttgggggcaggggcactcaagaggctgggggtgaggggggagttCTGCAAGGATCTCCCTCACCCTCCCACTCTATCCTGAACCTGCTGTGGTTTTAAGCAGAGAGATTCACTTCCTGTTCTTAACTGTTACTATGAGCTATTAAACAGCTCCCTCTGTCCCAGTCagtggtggctgcatctcagagcCAATCAAGGGATCACTGAATAaacagcccctgctccccacctcaGAGGGGGCTACATCTCAGCACTGAGTGAGGGATCCCTGTAGAAACAGCtcttgtgccccaccccagaggcagctgcattttagTGATTGAGAAAGTTAATCTCTGTCAAATACAGTTTAATAATTCACCTCTTTCCAGTGCATTTAATCTCATTTTGCTCTGCAAACTCTGCACTCACCCTCATTGTGCTGCAGCAACCTCTGGGATGGAGAAGGGATAGGAGAGCCATGAGAGGTGCTGTTTTGGCCAAGGTCCCTGCGGCAGTGGGAagccctgggctgctgcagaCATGCCCTCTGGTTAGCTGTGTCCGTACAGCAATGGCAAGACCTCGACTTTAAGGATGTACCTCAAAGATGCCCCCCCAACATAGAACTGCgagggctggagcagcctggctggggttGGAATGGGACATGGGGATTGAGGTTCCAGAGAGCAAACCTTATTCCTAGCTCTTTGCTCTGCTTGTAAAGCCCATCAGCATTAGAAGGGCGACACCATTTTTCTCCCTACTCTCTATTTACCTCCCTTGTCACATAGCCTCCCCTGGCCCTACCCCATTACCTTCCGCCTTCTATCCTATAATATTA containing:
- the ARL2 gene encoding ADP-ribosylation factor-like protein 2; its protein translation is MEINAVVIGGYGTQWALVRGKQVPGGAEEAAGLLVMGLLTILKKMRQKERELRLLMLGLDNAGKTTILKKFNGEDIDTISPTLGFNIKTLEHRGFKLNIWDVGGQTSLRSYWRNYFESTDGLIWVVDSADQQRLQVCKQELQSLLVEERLAGATLLIFANKQDLPGALSSNAIREALELDSIKSHHWCIQACSAFTGENLLTGIDWLLDDISSRIFTTD